The genome window CCTGAAGGCAATGTTCCGGCCAGCGAGCCGAGCGTCATTGCTCCACCTATCAGACCTATCTGGCGTTCATTGAAATGAAAATCGAGCAGGTAGAGATTAAAGAGGAAAAGATATACCGAGAAGCCCGCAGTAAAAAAGAATGCAACCGCAAAGAATTGCCAGAAGCCGTTACCCAGCTCCTTTTGTCTAAGCCAACCGACAGGATTTTTCCAAAAAGAAAAAGTATCCTCGATAGCAAGTCCAGGTTGGGGCTCTAACTCCACTATCGTCCTTCCTGCACGAGTGTTCGCAGTCGTTCGATAGCCCAATCAAGATCGGTATAGCGAAGCTCCAGGATATCCACTGCCAGCAAGCGCTCAACTGCTTGAGAGTGCTTCAGCAGCGTCTCTCCCGTTCCAGAAATATAGCTTCGCAAAAAGGTACGTGCGGCGTCTTTGGAATAAGGCACAAGTTCGTGCGGCCCATCACTGTGCCGATTCAGAAAGACCATATAGCGCACCTCTTCCATGTGGGAGGGAACGATATCCGGCAGGTCTGTCGTGGGTAATTCGATTGACGGCTTGCCGCCTGCGCGATCCGTAAGCTCCTTGCCCGCGACCTCAGGAAAGAGAGATGCAGCGCTTGGGCGGAAGCGTACTCGATAGCAATTGCCAGTCACCAGATTGCGCTCCTCGTTATGCAGCAGAAACGAGCAGTCGTCCGTAACATACTTCCATCCGGATCGTGCGCAGGCATAGGTCAAAGTCGACTTGCCGGCACCGGAGTCGCCACACAGAAGCACTCCGGTTCCTTCGAGCGATACGAACCCGGCATGCAGGGCAGTCGCATACGAAGTTCCAAGGTGAACGCCTGCTATCGACTCCATGAAGAAAAATCTCAGATATGGTTCGTGCTGCATCGCTGCGCTCGATAGCGTCATATAGGATCTTCTGGTTGGAAAGTGGAGGATGAGGTAATTGTCCTTGTCCGCCACGGCTGTGAATATCGGATAGGTCTGCCGATAGGCCGGTGGAGGCGGGCACTCATTTGACTCTGTTTCAACGACGCGAATCTCAGCGCGAATGGGTTCTACATCAAAGCACTTTTCAAAAGCTCCCAGCATATCGGTCAAGAGAGCGATGATCTCGGCCGAGTTGGTCTTCACTTCCATGGGAAATCCGTACGGATATAACTTGCATTGCAGCAAGAGCTC of Acidicapsa ligni contains these proteins:
- a CDS encoding aldolase, encoding MTTEEIEVAAAQLQLAEPRPQGLEEQELLLQCKLYPYGFPMEVKTNSAEIIALLTDMLGAFEKCFDVEPIRAEIRVVETESNECPPPPAYRQTYPIFTAVADKDNYLILHFPTRRSYMTLSSAAMQHEPYLRFFFMESIAGVHLGTSYATALHAGFVSLEGTGVLLCGDSGAGKSTLTYACARSGWKYVTDDCSFLLHNEERNLVTGNCYRVRFRPSAASLFPEVAGKELTDRAGGKPSIELPTTDLPDIVPSHMEEVRYMVFLNRHSDGPHELVPYSKDAARTFLRSYISGTGETLLKHSQAVERLLAVDILELRYTDLDWAIERLRTLVQEGR